From the Vespa velutina chromosome 16, iVesVel2.1, whole genome shotgun sequence genome, one window contains:
- the LOC124954695 gene encoding arylphorin subunit alpha-like isoform X2, translating to MRYTFLLLALVALGAATIPQQKQRAANKELLQKQQNCIDLLEQITQDDIPNPQLNQLGHNYDIIANSNMYQNPIIAKYYGNVVKAGLVQPKGTAFSNSVAQLRKEASLLLKIFLDAVDYKTFLSTAAYARVNVNEGQFLQAFIAAVLQRQDTQGVILPPLYEILPQYYFDSRIIQEAQKINSQIIHSPSVQNVVIPVNQTAYLPHGEDQLSYFTHDVGLANYYTYVHLASNILQQKQQQQQQQQQQRQQQQQQQQQQQHQQQHYYQLGGSGIQWSEQDSPIGAGAQSAYLHQQLLAHYQLNRLANGLDPINQLDYVTVQAPFEPRLQHPNGLSFPGRPEYLNLEQQGSQQQELSQTVKDLEKRLIEAIDSGYVQTAQGGLLSLYQPQGLNILAELIQGNGKSVNPRYYGSLQAAANHLLGNAPHVKNIYDYTPSVLELPETSVRDPVFYQLYQKVINLYKRYQNSLSPYQYNDLVLPGVTIQSVVVSPLTTFFDEYYVSLNQATVQEQGQGILGGQVGQQGVQQVQQQGQQQGQLQGQLQGQLQGQLQGQQQGQHPGQQQGQQQGQQQGQQQGQQQGQQQGQQQGQQQGQQQGQQQGQQQGPTIQAKLMRLDHHPYNYQIIVQSQSHISGAVVRVYLGPKYDNQGQPISISEHRQLFVEFDQFVQDLQQGQNIISRNSQQASGQSHDYPSTQAIQEGVNAAINSQQPLYITKPQHVYGFPARLSLPKGTSNGLSLQLLVVISASTTQENPNYGPVIPEQYQNYQEHYQIVEAKEYQQQQGQQQIHGVKKTMEVLPEQNDLEQFIEAVGTEQGSFYAKQGQTPYTQVKANQYGHIQQYHQYGQQQTPNGGQQQSTVLGGVLSGVLGGVQSGVQGIVPIHGVQGGVQLGVQEGVQAGVQRQPQGGLQVQGGQQGGVQVGLQGDVQGGAQGSVQGGVQGGVQGGVQSGVQGGVQGGVYGTSHWQGQHGVWQGQQEPAQHYSSGQTHAGGYQGIYQTSSQTVQDQQVDNHYQNKMISEIIGGAISLDGKPYGYPLDRPLTPGALAVSNIYVCNVDVKHEGQLTNTINQ from the exons ATGCGGTATACATTCCTTTTATTGGCGCTCGTGGCCCTCGGGGCGGCTACAATTCCGCAGCAAAAGCAACGTGCTG CAAATAAAGAACTCTTGCAGAAGCAGCAAAATTGCATCGATCTTCTTGAACAGATCACTCAGGATGATATACCAAATCCGCAGCTAAATCAACTCGGCCATAACTATGACATTATCGCAAACTCCAACATGTATCAAAATCCGATAATAGCCAAGTATTACGGCAATGTCGTTAAAGCTGGTTTGGTTCAGCCTAAGGGCACTGCCTTCTCCAACTCTGTCGCTCAATTGCGCAAGGAAGCATCTCTTCTTCTGAAGATCTTTTTGGATGCCGTCGATTATAAAACTTTCTTGTCTACTGCAGCTTATGCTCGCGTTAATGTCAACGAAGGACAATTCCTCCAG GCCTTCATCGCTGCTGTCTTACAACGTCAAGACACTCAGGGGGTAATTTTACCTCCATTATACGAAATCCTTCCCCAATATTACTTTGACTCTAGAATCATCCAGGAAGCACAAAAAATCAATTCGCAAATTATTCATTCTCCAAGCGTTCAAAATGTTGTTATTCCTGTCAACCAAACCGCATACTTGCCTCACGGAGAAGATCAGCTTTCTTATTTCACGCATGATGTTGGACTTGCAAATTACTATACCTATGTTCATTTGGCTAGTAATATTCTGCAACAG aaacaacaacagcaacagcagcagcagcagcagcggcagcagcagcaacagcaacagcagcagcagcagcatcagCAGCAACATTACTATCAATTAGGAGGTTCCGGAATTCAGTGGTCGGAACAAGACAGTCCTATCGGTGCAGGAGCTCAATCCGCCTATCTTCACCAACAACTTTTGGCCCATTACCAATTGAACCGCCTTGCCAACGGACTTGATCCAATTAATCAACTCGACTACGTTACCGTACAGGCTCCGTTCGAGCCTCGTCTTCAACATCCCAATGGTCTCTCATTCCCCGGCCGTCCAGAATACTTGAATCTTGAACAACAAGGCTCGCAACAGCAAGAATTGAGCCAAACTGTGAAGGATTTGGAAAAGAGATTGATTGAAGCCATCGACTCTGGATATGTTCAAACTGCACAAGGTGGCTTATTATCCCTTTACCAACCGCAAGGCTTAAACATACTTGCCGAATTGATTCAAGGAAATGGGAAAAGCGTAAATCCAAG ATACTATGGCAGTCTTCAAGCAGCAGCTAATCATCTCCTTGGCAACGCTCCCCATGTTAAAAACATTTACGACTACACGCCGTCCGTTTTGGAACTTCCCGAGACATCCGTTCGCGATCCAGTCTTCTACCAACTTTACCAAAAAGTAATCAATCTCTATAAGCGCTATCAAAATTCCTTGTCACCATATCAATACAACGATCTCGTTCTTCCTGGCGTTACAATTCAATCCGTTGTTGTCTCTCCATTGACGACTTTCTTCGATGAGTATTATGTGAGCCTTAATCAGGCAACCGTTCAAGAACAAGGACAAGGAATTCTAGGTGGACAGGTTGGTCAACAAGGTGTGCAGCAAGTACAACAGCAAGGACAACAGCAAGGACAACTGCAAGGACAACTGCAAGGACAACTGCAAGGACAACTGCAAGGACAACAGCAAGGACAACATCCAGGACAGCAGCAAGGACAGCAGCAAGGACAGCAGCAAGGTCAACAGCAAGGACAACAGCAAGGACAACAGCAAGGACAACAGCAAGGACAACAGCAAGGACAACAGCAAGGACAACAGCAAGGACAACAGCAAGGACCAACTATTCAGGCCAAATTAATGAGATTAGATCACCACCCGTACAATTATCAGATCATCGTTCAATCTCAGAGTCACATCTCCGGTGCCGTTGTTCGCGTTTATCTTGGACCAAAATACGATAACCAAGGACAACCAATTAGTATTTCTGAACACAGACAATTATTCGTAGAATTCGACCAATTCGTTCAAGACC TGCAACAAGggcaaaatattatatctaggAACTCTCAACAGGCGTCAGGACAAAGCCACGACTATCCATCGACGCAAGCTATTCAAGAAGGTGTAAATGCTGCCATTAATTCCCAGCAGCCATTATACATTACAAAA cCACAGCACGTCTATGGTTTCCCTGCCAGGCTATCTCTTCCCAAGGGTACTTCCAACGGTTTGTCGCTTCAGCTTCTCGTAGTGATCTCCGCGTCGACAACACAAGAGAATCCGAATTACGGACCAGTTATCCCAGAACAATACCAGAATTATCAGGAACATTATCAAATAGTAGAAGCTAAAGAATACCAGCAGCAACAGGGACAACAACAGATACACGGCGTGAAAAAAACCATGGAAGTTTTGCCTGAGCAAAATGATTTAGAACAATTTATCGAAG CCGTCGGCACAGAACAAGGTAGTTTCTACGCGAAACAAGGACAAACTCCATACACCCAAGTAAAAGCTAATCAGTATGGGCACATTCAACAGTATCACCAATATGGACAACAACAGACACCTAACGGCGGACAGCAACAATCGACCGTTCTGGGCGGTGTTTTGAGCGGCGTTCTGGGCGGAGTTCAATCTGGCGTTCAAG GTATCGTACCTATACACGGCGTGCAAGGTGGCGTGCAACTTGGCGTACAAGAAGGCGTACAAGCGGGAGTACAAAGACAGCCGCAAGGAGGCTTACAAGTACAAGGAGGACAACAAGGAGGAGTACAAGTAGGTCTGCAAGGTGACGTACAAGGAGGTGCACAAGGAAGTGTACAAGGAGGTGTACAAGGAGGTGTACAAGGTGGTGTACAAAGTGGTGTACAAGGTGGTGTACAAGGTGGTGTGTACGGTACGAGCCACTGGCAAGGACAACACGGTGTTTGGCAAGGACAACAAGAGCCGGCGCAACATTATAGCAGCGGACAGACGCACGCCGGTGGATACCAAGGAATTTATCAAACCAGCAGCCAAACTGTTCAGGATCAACAAGTCGATAACCATTATCAGAACAAAATGATTTCCGAAATCATAGGTGGTGCCATTTCCCTCGATGGCAAGCCTTATGGTTATCCATTGGACAGACCTCTTACTCCCGGTGCTCTTGCCGTTTCCAACATTTATGTCTGCAATGTTGACGTCAAACACGAGGGTCAACTGACCAACACGATCAACCAGTAA
- the LOC124954695 gene encoding arylphorin subunit alpha-like isoform X1 translates to MRYTFLLLALVALGAATIPQQKQRAANKELLQKQQNCIDLLEQITQDDIPNPQLNQLGHNYDIIANSNMYQNPIIAKYYGNVVKAGLVQPKGTAFSNSVAQLRKEASLLLKIFLDAVDYKTFLSTAAYARVNVNEGQFLQAFIAAVLQRQDTQGVILPPLYEILPQYYFDSRIIQEAQKINSQIIHSPSVQNVVIPVNQTAYLPHGEDQLSYFTHDVGLANYYTYVHLASNILQQKQQQQQQQQQQRQQQQQQQQQQQHQQQHYYQLGGSGIQWSEQDSPIGAGAQSAYLHQQLLAHYQLNRLANGLDPINQLDYVTVQAPFEPRLQHPNGLSFPGRPEYLNLEQQGSQQQELSQTVKDLEKRLIEAIDSGYVQTAQGGLLSLYQPQGLNILAELIQGNGKSVNPRYYGSLQAAANHLLGNAPHVKNIYDYTPSVLELPETSVRDPVFYQLYQKVINLYKRYQNSLSPYQYNDLVLPGVTIQSVVVSPLTTFFDEYYVSLNQATVQEQGQGILGGQVGQQGVQQVQQQGQQQGQLQGQLQGQLQGQLQGQQQGQHPGQQQGQQQGQQQGQQQGQQQGQQQGQQQGQQQGQQQGQQQGQQQGPTIQAKLMRLDHHPYNYQIIVQSQSHISGAVVRVYLGPKYDNQGQPISISEHRQLFVEFDQFVQDLQQGQNIISRNSQQASGQSHDYPSTQAIQEGVNAAINSQQPLYITKPQHVYGFPARLSLPKGTSNGLSLQLLVVISASTTQENPNYGPVIPEQYQNYQEHYQIVEAKEYQQQQGQQQIHGVKKTMEVLPEQNDLEQFIEAVGTEQGSFYAKQGQTPYTQVKANQYGHIQQYHQYGQQQTPNGGQQQSTVLGGVLSGVLGGVQSGVQGMYDSVQEGIQIMNNDVKGIVPIHGVQGGVQLGVQEGVQAGVQRQPQGGLQVQGGQQGGVQVGLQGDVQGGAQGSVQGGVQGGVQGGVQSGVQGGVQGGVYGTSHWQGQHGVWQGQQEPAQHYSSGQTHAGGYQGIYQTSSQTVQDQQVDNHYQNKMISEIIGGAISLDGKPYGYPLDRPLTPGALAVSNIYVCNVDVKHEGQLTNTINQ, encoded by the exons ATGCGGTATACATTCCTTTTATTGGCGCTCGTGGCCCTCGGGGCGGCTACAATTCCGCAGCAAAAGCAACGTGCTG CAAATAAAGAACTCTTGCAGAAGCAGCAAAATTGCATCGATCTTCTTGAACAGATCACTCAGGATGATATACCAAATCCGCAGCTAAATCAACTCGGCCATAACTATGACATTATCGCAAACTCCAACATGTATCAAAATCCGATAATAGCCAAGTATTACGGCAATGTCGTTAAAGCTGGTTTGGTTCAGCCTAAGGGCACTGCCTTCTCCAACTCTGTCGCTCAATTGCGCAAGGAAGCATCTCTTCTTCTGAAGATCTTTTTGGATGCCGTCGATTATAAAACTTTCTTGTCTACTGCAGCTTATGCTCGCGTTAATGTCAACGAAGGACAATTCCTCCAG GCCTTCATCGCTGCTGTCTTACAACGTCAAGACACTCAGGGGGTAATTTTACCTCCATTATACGAAATCCTTCCCCAATATTACTTTGACTCTAGAATCATCCAGGAAGCACAAAAAATCAATTCGCAAATTATTCATTCTCCAAGCGTTCAAAATGTTGTTATTCCTGTCAACCAAACCGCATACTTGCCTCACGGAGAAGATCAGCTTTCTTATTTCACGCATGATGTTGGACTTGCAAATTACTATACCTATGTTCATTTGGCTAGTAATATTCTGCAACAG aaacaacaacagcaacagcagcagcagcagcagcggcagcagcagcaacagcaacagcagcagcagcagcatcagCAGCAACATTACTATCAATTAGGAGGTTCCGGAATTCAGTGGTCGGAACAAGACAGTCCTATCGGTGCAGGAGCTCAATCCGCCTATCTTCACCAACAACTTTTGGCCCATTACCAATTGAACCGCCTTGCCAACGGACTTGATCCAATTAATCAACTCGACTACGTTACCGTACAGGCTCCGTTCGAGCCTCGTCTTCAACATCCCAATGGTCTCTCATTCCCCGGCCGTCCAGAATACTTGAATCTTGAACAACAAGGCTCGCAACAGCAAGAATTGAGCCAAACTGTGAAGGATTTGGAAAAGAGATTGATTGAAGCCATCGACTCTGGATATGTTCAAACTGCACAAGGTGGCTTATTATCCCTTTACCAACCGCAAGGCTTAAACATACTTGCCGAATTGATTCAAGGAAATGGGAAAAGCGTAAATCCAAG ATACTATGGCAGTCTTCAAGCAGCAGCTAATCATCTCCTTGGCAACGCTCCCCATGTTAAAAACATTTACGACTACACGCCGTCCGTTTTGGAACTTCCCGAGACATCCGTTCGCGATCCAGTCTTCTACCAACTTTACCAAAAAGTAATCAATCTCTATAAGCGCTATCAAAATTCCTTGTCACCATATCAATACAACGATCTCGTTCTTCCTGGCGTTACAATTCAATCCGTTGTTGTCTCTCCATTGACGACTTTCTTCGATGAGTATTATGTGAGCCTTAATCAGGCAACCGTTCAAGAACAAGGACAAGGAATTCTAGGTGGACAGGTTGGTCAACAAGGTGTGCAGCAAGTACAACAGCAAGGACAACAGCAAGGACAACTGCAAGGACAACTGCAAGGACAACTGCAAGGACAACTGCAAGGACAACAGCAAGGACAACATCCAGGACAGCAGCAAGGACAGCAGCAAGGACAGCAGCAAGGTCAACAGCAAGGACAACAGCAAGGACAACAGCAAGGACAACAGCAAGGACAACAGCAAGGACAACAGCAAGGACAACAGCAAGGACAACAGCAAGGACCAACTATTCAGGCCAAATTAATGAGATTAGATCACCACCCGTACAATTATCAGATCATCGTTCAATCTCAGAGTCACATCTCCGGTGCCGTTGTTCGCGTTTATCTTGGACCAAAATACGATAACCAAGGACAACCAATTAGTATTTCTGAACACAGACAATTATTCGTAGAATTCGACCAATTCGTTCAAGACC TGCAACAAGggcaaaatattatatctaggAACTCTCAACAGGCGTCAGGACAAAGCCACGACTATCCATCGACGCAAGCTATTCAAGAAGGTGTAAATGCTGCCATTAATTCCCAGCAGCCATTATACATTACAAAA cCACAGCACGTCTATGGTTTCCCTGCCAGGCTATCTCTTCCCAAGGGTACTTCCAACGGTTTGTCGCTTCAGCTTCTCGTAGTGATCTCCGCGTCGACAACACAAGAGAATCCGAATTACGGACCAGTTATCCCAGAACAATACCAGAATTATCAGGAACATTATCAAATAGTAGAAGCTAAAGAATACCAGCAGCAACAGGGACAACAACAGATACACGGCGTGAAAAAAACCATGGAAGTTTTGCCTGAGCAAAATGATTTAGAACAATTTATCGAAG CCGTCGGCACAGAACAAGGTAGTTTCTACGCGAAACAAGGACAAACTCCATACACCCAAGTAAAAGCTAATCAGTATGGGCACATTCAACAGTATCACCAATATGGACAACAACAGACACCTAACGGCGGACAGCAACAATCGACCGTTCTGGGCGGTGTTTTGAGCGGCGTTCTGGGCGGAGTTCAATCTGGCGTTCAAGGTATGTATGATAGCGTACAAGAAGGCATTCAAATAATGAATAACGATGTCAAAGGTATCGTACCTATACACGGCGTGCAAGGTGGCGTGCAACTTGGCGTACAAGAAGGCGTACAAGCGGGAGTACAAAGACAGCCGCAAGGAGGCTTACAAGTACAAGGAGGACAACAAGGAGGAGTACAAGTAGGTCTGCAAGGTGACGTACAAGGAGGTGCACAAGGAAGTGTACAAGGAGGTGTACAAGGAGGTGTACAAGGTGGTGTACAAAGTGGTGTACAAGGTGGTGTACAAGGTGGTGTGTACGGTACGAGCCACTGGCAAGGACAACACGGTGTTTGGCAAGGACAACAAGAGCCGGCGCAACATTATAGCAGCGGACAGACGCACGCCGGTGGATACCAAGGAATTTATCAAACCAGCAGCCAAACTGTTCAGGATCAACAAGTCGATAACCATTATCAGAACAAAATGATTTCCGAAATCATAGGTGGTGCCATTTCCCTCGATGGCAAGCCTTATGGTTATCCATTGGACAGACCTCTTACTCCCGGTGCTCTTGCCGTTTCCAACATTTATGTCTGCAATGTTGACGTCAAACACGAGGGTCAACTGACCAACACGATCAACCAGTAA
- the LOC124954701 gene encoding troponin C, producing the protein MEEDDQKMAVMRKAFQMFDTTKSGVIDTLKISTILNTMGQLFDDGELNALIEENDPEGTGKVNFDGFCRIAGRFLEEEDAEAMQEELKEAFRLYDREGNGYITTATLKEILAALDDKLTSSDLDGIIAEIDTDGSGTVDFDEFMEMMTGE; encoded by the exons ATG gaagaagacgaCCAAAAAATGGCGGTAATGCGGAAAGCCTTCCAAATGTTCGACACAACGAAGAGCGGTGTCATCGATACCCTCAAGATATCAACAATATTGAACACGATGGGTCAGCTCTTCGATGATGGTGAACTGAATGCGTTGATAGAGGAAAACGATCCCGAAGGTACGGGCAAGGTGAACTTTGATGGATTCTGTAGAATCGCAGGACGATTTCTCGAAGAGGAAGACGCCGAAGCGATGCAGGAGGAACTCAAGGAAGCCTTCCGATTATACGATAGGGAAGGAAATGGTTATATCACTACGGCCACGCTGAAAGAAATCTTAGCTGCGTTAGATGACAAATTAACTAGTTCCGATCTCGATGGCATAATCGCTGAAATTGATACAGATGGTTCTGGAACGGTGGACTTTGATG aaTTCATGGAAATGATGACAGGCGAGTGA